The Alphaproteobacteria bacterium genome contains a region encoding:
- the guaA gene encoding glutamine-hydrolyzing GMP synthase, which produces MDTVVILDCGSQLTQLIARRVRESGVYSEIKPFSVSADELRSLNPKAIIISGGPASVHEEFSPRVTQLVFEMGVPVLGICYGQQVMCAQLGGAVEVSDHREFGRAFITIQAASPLFGKWQPSDRKQVWMSHGDKVTAIPPGFVALADTSSTPYAIIADEKRKFYGMQFHPEVIHTPEGAELIKNFTHNIAKCRGNWTMESFRDSAIKKIRDQVGKKRVVCGVSGGVDSTVASVLLHEAIGDQLTCIFVDNGVLREGEAEQVRHMFNEAFQIPLTYVDASRLFLSRLNGISDPEQKRKIIGETFIEVFEKEAKAAGGADFLAQGTLYPDVIESVSFSGGPSVTIKSHHNVGGLPERMRMGLVEP; this is translated from the coding sequence ATGGATACCGTCGTTATTTTAGATTGTGGATCGCAATTAACCCAATTGATTGCCAGACGCGTTCGAGAAAGTGGGGTGTATTCTGAGATAAAGCCATTTTCGGTGTCGGCGGATGAATTGCGTAGCCTGAACCCGAAAGCAATCATTATTTCCGGTGGCCCTGCATCGGTTCACGAAGAATTTTCGCCGCGTGTAACACAGTTGGTGTTTGAGATGGGCGTGCCTGTATTGGGTATTTGTTACGGACAGCAAGTAATGTGCGCACAGTTAGGCGGTGCGGTAGAAGTTTCGGATCACCGCGAATTCGGGCGTGCGTTTATTACCATTCAGGCGGCCAGCCCGCTTTTTGGTAAATGGCAGCCAAGCGATCGTAAACAAGTATGGATGAGCCATGGCGATAAGGTAACGGCTATTCCCCCGGGATTTGTGGCGTTGGCCGACACATCCTCAACACCCTATGCAATTATTGCTGATGAAAAACGCAAGTTTTACGGTATGCAGTTTCACCCAGAAGTGATTCATACGCCGGAAGGTGCGGAATTAATAAAAAACTTTACCCACAATATCGCTAAATGCCGAGGTAATTGGACGATGGAATCTTTTCGCGACAGCGCGATTAAAAAGATCCGCGATCAAGTGGGAAAAAAGCGCGTGGTATGCGGAGTTTCTGGTGGAGTAGACTCTACCGTAGCATCGGTTTTGTTGCATGAAGCAATTGGCGATCAGCTCACATGTATTTTTGTAGATAACGGCGTGTTGCGCGAAGGCGAGGCCGAACAGGTGCGGCATATGTTTAATGAGGCATTTCAGATTCCGCTTACGTATGTTGACGCTAGCCGCTTATTTTTAAGCCGCTTGAATGGTATAAGCGATCCTGAGCAAAAGCGCAAAATCATAGGCGAAACCTTTATTGAGGTGTTTGAAAAAGAAGCCAAAGCCGCAGGTGGGGCAGATTTTCTGGCGCAAGGAACGTTGTATCCGGATGTGATCGAATCGGTATCTTTTTCGGGAGGGCCGAGTGTTACCATCAAGTCGCATCACAATGTGGGTGGCCTGCCGGAGCGTATGCGTATGGGGCTGGTCGAGCCAT